One stretch of Micromonospora echinospora DNA includes these proteins:
- a CDS encoding acyl carrier protein, whose amino-acid sequence MTDEIRAFLLAALTEMKYDVSDVDDDTVFGPAGLDVDSLGLAELAVRVEDRFGVAFDDDEAEDLAMMTVGEFCRAVAARIAPASAH is encoded by the coding sequence ATGACCGATGAGATCCGCGCGTTCCTCCTCGCCGCACTGACCGAGATGAAGTACGACGTCAGCGACGTCGACGACGACACCGTCTTCGGCCCGGCCGGGCTCGACGTGGACTCCCTCGGCCTGGCCGAACTCGCGGTGCGGGTGGAGGACCGGTTCGGGGTCGCGTTCGACGACGACGAGGCGGAGGATCTCGCGATGATGACAGTCGGCGAGTTCTGCCGCGCGGTGGCGGCGCGTATCGCCCCGGCCTCGGCGCACTGA
- a CDS encoding glycosyltransferase — protein sequence MPTVDRPSLSVVVPAHENPSALDTTLRSLTRQTLPPGDFEVVVGDDGSAVALGPVVDAYRGRLRIEYVRSDRNRGRSANRNAAAARARAATLMFLDADTVAHPTLLKRHRDFHAGRAGRPGVLLGQRYDLDWAGADALRRGEPVVPAMLDAERGDPRLEDIALPQRMGDFPSAPWVLGLTHNASVDHESFRRVGGFDEAMVKWGFEDLEFFYRVFHLHGAPPELFRLDVDALSYHLPHFRKTSNGIASMDNMKYLLRKHLRYDVETLYGINTFGRHLGRIRLYGAAIEAYRSGGLGRPAALPESLRDELATSAALVVGNGVSTLDLGAGSHTFDHDAPVGETNSHLLGTVLQQFKAGALDVIVNVDMWRCLLPEDLPAFLTRGLLKADRIELVASRTGLDQRALLPVPLVADLDYVADMLRPHFTVAVAAYDAATVITLR from the coding sequence ATGCCCACAGTGGACCGCCCGAGCCTGAGCGTGGTGGTGCCGGCGCACGAGAACCCGTCCGCGCTCGACACCACCCTGCGCTCGCTGACCCGGCAGACGCTGCCGCCCGGCGACTTCGAGGTCGTCGTCGGCGACGACGGGTCGGCTGTCGCGCTGGGCCCGGTGGTGGACGCGTACCGGGGCCGGCTGCGGATCGAGTACGTACGCAGCGACCGCAACCGGGGCCGCAGCGCCAACCGCAACGCGGCGGCGGCCCGGGCCCGCGCGGCCACACTGATGTTCCTGGACGCCGACACGGTGGCGCATCCCACGCTGCTCAAGCGGCACCGCGACTTCCACGCCGGGCGCGCCGGGCGGCCCGGGGTGCTGCTCGGGCAGCGGTACGACCTCGACTGGGCCGGCGCGGACGCGCTGCGCCGGGGCGAGCCGGTCGTCCCGGCGATGCTCGACGCCGAGCGCGGCGACCCGCGGCTGGAGGACATCGCCCTTCCGCAGCGGATGGGCGACTTCCCGAGCGCGCCCTGGGTGCTCGGCCTGACCCACAACGCGTCGGTGGACCACGAGTCGTTCCGGCGGGTCGGTGGCTTCGACGAGGCGATGGTCAAGTGGGGCTTCGAGGACCTGGAGTTCTTCTATCGGGTGTTCCACCTGCACGGCGCCCCGCCGGAGCTGTTCCGGCTGGACGTCGACGCGCTCTCCTACCACCTCCCGCACTTCCGCAAGACGTCCAACGGGATCGCCTCGATGGACAACATGAAGTACCTGCTGCGCAAGCACCTGCGGTACGACGTCGAGACGCTGTACGGGATCAACACGTTCGGCCGGCACCTGGGCCGGATCCGGCTCTACGGCGCGGCGATCGAGGCGTACCGCTCCGGTGGCCTGGGCCGGCCGGCCGCGCTGCCCGAGTCGCTGCGCGACGAGCTGGCCACGAGCGCCGCGCTTGTCGTCGGCAACGGCGTGTCCACGCTCGACCTGGGCGCCGGGTCGCACACGTTCGACCACGACGCGCCGGTCGGCGAGACGAACTCCCACCTGCTCGGCACAGTGCTCCAGCAGTTCAAGGCGGGCGCGCTGGACGTGATCGTCAACGTGGACATGTGGCGCTGCCTGCTCCCCGAGGACCTGCCGGCGTTTCTCACCCGAGGGCTGCTCAAGGCCGACCGGATCGAGCTGGTCGCCTCCCGTACCGGCCTCGACCAGCGCGCCCTGCTGCCGGTGCCGCTCGTCGCCGACCTGGACTACGTGGCCGACATGCTGCGCCCGCACTTCACCGTCGCCGTCGCCGCGTACGACGCCGCCACGGTGATCACGCTCCGCTGA
- a CDS encoding TauD/TfdA dioxygenase family protein codes for MTTSIAAEVRLVSGALGAEIHGIDLNTLTDEGFALIHDLLLKHQVVFLAGQTGLTPQAHVAFGRRFGEVELHPYLPRLDGHPEIVVIDSADGGKVDVWHTDMTFHQSPPIASILHLVQLPEVGGDTMWTNQYRVYEALSAPMRDLLDGLTAIHVIRIGTEFTSRAEHPVVRVHPETGRRSLYVNRLFTSHIPQLTRNESDALLEHLFAFSESPQFTCRYRWRAGDVAVWDNRVTQHYAVNDYEGLRRGQRITVLGDHPTGNPPRWEHYVPAPGQRYWPDRVNAVESY; via the coding sequence ATGACCACATCCATCGCGGCCGAGGTCCGGCTCGTCTCCGGCGCGCTGGGCGCCGAGATCCACGGCATCGACCTCAACACGCTCACCGACGAGGGCTTCGCGCTGATCCACGACCTGCTGCTCAAGCACCAGGTGGTCTTCCTCGCCGGCCAGACCGGGCTGACGCCGCAGGCGCACGTGGCGTTCGGCCGCCGCTTCGGCGAGGTCGAGCTGCACCCCTACCTGCCCCGGCTGGACGGGCACCCGGAGATCGTCGTGATCGACTCCGCCGACGGCGGCAAGGTCGACGTCTGGCACACCGACATGACGTTCCACCAGAGCCCGCCGATCGCCTCGATCCTGCATCTGGTCCAGCTGCCCGAGGTCGGCGGCGACACCATGTGGACCAACCAGTACCGGGTCTACGAGGCGCTCTCCGCGCCGATGCGGGACCTGCTCGACGGGCTGACCGCCATCCACGTCATCCGGATCGGCACCGAGTTCACCAGCCGCGCCGAGCACCCGGTGGTCCGGGTGCACCCGGAGACCGGGCGCCGCTCGCTGTATGTCAACCGGCTGTTCACCTCGCACATCCCGCAGCTGACCCGCAACGAGAGCGACGCGCTGCTGGAGCACCTGTTCGCCTTCTCCGAGAGTCCCCAGTTCACCTGCCGCTACCGCTGGCGGGCCGGGGACGTCGCGGTCTGGGACAACCGGGTGACTCAGCACTACGCGGTGAACGACTACGAAGGACTGCGGCGCGGGCAGCGGATCACCGTGCTCGGCGACCACCCGACCGGGAACCCACCGCGCTGGGAGCACTACGTGCCCGCGCCCGGCCAGCGTTACTGGCCGGACCGGGTCAACGCGGTGGAGAGCTACTGA
- a CDS encoding 4'-phosphopantetheinyl transferase family protein: MRDAVRVWVLPAGAGPDELARYRAVLDPAERARAARLAAGALRDRFTVAHGALRVLAGRATGASPAALTWHRGRYGKPALTGPWRGLHTSLSYSGDLVAVALSEGRPVGVDVQHVAPGGDPVSASARFFHPREARHVAAGCDQAVRGRRFVRLWARKEAAVKAAGGRLWPNLGMPVDRADVVECVDPAGRHRLADVVAPQGCAVAVALAGDEPYAVECRADIGDCR, encoded by the coding sequence ATGCGCGACGCCGTACGGGTCTGGGTGCTCCCGGCCGGGGCGGGCCCGGACGAGCTGGCCCGGTACCGGGCGGTGCTCGACCCGGCCGAGCGGGCCCGGGCCGCGCGGCTCGCCGCCGGCGCGCTGCGGGACCGGTTCACAGTGGCGCACGGCGCGCTGCGCGTGCTGGCCGGGCGGGCCACGGGCGCGTCACCGGCGGCGCTGACCTGGCACCGCGGCCGGTACGGCAAACCGGCGCTGACCGGGCCGTGGCGCGGCCTGCACACCAGCCTGTCCTACTCCGGCGATCTCGTCGCGGTGGCGCTCAGCGAGGGCCGCCCGGTCGGGGTCGACGTCCAGCACGTCGCGCCGGGCGGGGACCCGGTGTCGGCGTCCGCGCGCTTCTTCCACCCGCGGGAGGCGCGGCACGTCGCCGCCGGGTGCGACCAGGCTGTCCGGGGACGGCGGTTCGTCCGGCTGTGGGCCCGCAAGGAGGCGGCCGTCAAGGCGGCCGGGGGCCGGCTGTGGCCCAACCTCGGGATGCCGGTGGACCGGGCCGACGTGGTCGAGTGCGTCGACCCGGCCGGGCGGCACCGGCTCGCCGACGTGGTCGCGCCGCAGGGGTGCGCGGTGGCGGTGGCGCTGGCCGGCGACGAGCCGTACGCCGTCGAGTGCCGCGCCGATATCGGTGACTGCCGGTGA
- a CDS encoding cytochrome P450 — MTQEPPAIPYPLAPAPTIYHPSPDYTRMRETCPVARVELPDGACAYLATRHADVRRVFTDQRFSRAAAAGPNRPTRELGSLAEDSLIGMDPPRHTTMRRAVSHAFTVRRVEELRPRVAALVDVMIDDLVAAGPPADLITHVSGPLPISVISTLFGIPERDRERVRQWSDALVGDWDADPEAPRAALEAFRELIEQRRREPGDDLMSALIAVWDEHDDLTERELVSVTAGIFVGGHETTTNQLNLFLLVLARHPEQLAALRGDDPVAVARAVEELSRFIQLGDNGVLLPRVTTEEVELGGVRLPAGAAVLPAIASANRDATVFPGADTLDLTRAHNPHLAFGAGPHHCLGAALARMELQEALGGLLRRLPGLRLAVDESQLRFRPGLVVRSLETLPVTWDR; from the coding sequence ATGACGCAGGAGCCACCGGCCATCCCGTACCCGCTCGCGCCGGCTCCCACGATCTACCACCCGTCGCCGGACTACACCCGGATGCGCGAGACGTGCCCGGTGGCCCGGGTCGAGCTGCCCGACGGGGCGTGCGCGTACCTGGCCACCAGGCACGCCGACGTGCGCCGCGTCTTCACCGACCAGCGGTTCAGCCGGGCCGCCGCGGCCGGCCCGAACCGCCCCACCCGGGAGCTGGGCTCGCTCGCGGAGGACTCGCTGATCGGGATGGACCCGCCCCGGCACACCACGATGCGCCGGGCCGTGTCGCACGCGTTCACCGTCCGCCGGGTGGAGGAGCTGCGCCCGAGGGTGGCGGCGCTCGTCGACGTCATGATCGACGACCTGGTGGCCGCGGGTCCGCCCGCCGACCTGATCACCCACGTCTCCGGTCCGCTGCCGATCTCCGTGATCAGCACGCTGTTCGGCATCCCTGAGCGGGACCGGGAGCGGGTACGCCAGTGGTCGGACGCGCTCGTCGGCGACTGGGACGCCGACCCGGAGGCGCCCCGGGCCGCGCTGGAGGCGTTCCGCGAGCTGATCGAGCAGCGCCGGCGCGAGCCCGGCGACGACCTGATGAGCGCGCTCATCGCGGTCTGGGACGAGCACGACGACCTGACCGAACGCGAGCTGGTCTCGGTCACCGCCGGCATCTTCGTCGGCGGGCACGAGACCACCACCAACCAGCTCAACCTCTTCCTGCTCGTGCTGGCCCGCCACCCCGAGCAGCTCGCCGCGCTGCGCGGCGACGACCCGGTCGCGGTGGCCCGGGCGGTCGAGGAGCTGTCCCGCTTCATCCAGCTCGGCGACAACGGGGTGCTGCTGCCCCGGGTGACGACCGAGGAGGTGGAGCTGGGCGGCGTACGCCTGCCGGCCGGCGCCGCGGTGCTGCCGGCGATCGCGTCGGCGAACCGCGACGCCACCGTGTTCCCGGGCGCGGACACGCTCGACCTGACCCGCGCGCACAACCCGCACCTGGCCTTCGGCGCCGGCCCGCACCACTGCCTCGGCGCGGCGCTGGCCCGGATGGAGCTGCAGGAGGCGCTCGGCGGCCTGCTGCGCCGGCTGCCAGGGCTGCGGCTCGCGGTCGACGAGTCACAGCTGCGGTTCCGGCCGGGGCTGGTGGTGCGCAGCCTGGAGACGCTGCCGGTGACCTGGGACCGGTGA
- a CDS encoding phosphopantetheine-binding protein, whose product MLEHDAPPRDQVVERLTVLLTRMLRPDAPVTEQTQLMDELGLSSSLGLELLLALEDELEIQIDVEELDEDRMATLGDLADYITANSTAR is encoded by the coding sequence GTGCTAGAACACGACGCGCCGCCGCGGGACCAGGTCGTGGAACGCCTGACCGTGCTGCTGACCCGCATGCTGCGGCCGGACGCGCCGGTCACCGAGCAGACCCAGCTGATGGACGAGCTCGGCCTCAGCTCCTCGCTCGGCCTGGAGCTGCTGTTGGCGCTGGAGGACGAGCTGGAGATCCAGATCGACGTCGAGGAGCTGGACGAGGACCGGATGGCGACGCTCGGGGACCTGGCCGACTACATCACCGCCAACTCCACCGCGCGCTGA
- a CDS encoding cytochrome P450 — protein MSVNSGLRSYPFEPFTGDLPAELLEMVVAEPVSRVRLPDGRAAWLVLGYEHCCTVLADPRFSRLPLGATVTPDGGGPRELNMDGPPHAAVRRVAARAFTARRIETFRPRVQRLVDELVDAMLAGPRPADVVAGLVAPLPVFVVCDVLGVPAADRPRFYAWIEGLNSVTAYGSADAADAQAQLRDYLAGQLARKRAEPGDDLLSAWVRGTHELADAELVELAMGVLLGGLEINSTSAGLLALFQHPEQLAKLRAAPEKLSRATDEILRYTSVSAMFRVQVVREDLVLGGVAMRAGDCVMAVPWAGNRDPRFFPEPNVFDIDRRPDVPHLTFGFGPHFCLGTALGRMQVELSLGALLARMPALSPAVPPAEIPWRHDRMNGGIASFPVTW, from the coding sequence GTGAGCGTCAATTCCGGGTTGCGTTCCTATCCGTTCGAACCATTCACCGGCGATCTTCCCGCCGAGCTGCTGGAGATGGTCGTGGCCGAGCCGGTCAGCCGGGTTCGGCTGCCCGACGGGCGGGCCGCCTGGCTGGTGCTCGGCTACGAGCACTGCTGCACCGTCCTGGCCGACCCCCGCTTCTCCCGGCTTCCGCTCGGCGCCACCGTGACGCCGGACGGCGGCGGTCCCCGGGAGTTGAACATGGACGGTCCGCCGCACGCGGCGGTGCGCCGGGTGGCCGCGCGCGCGTTCACCGCCCGCCGCATCGAGACGTTCCGGCCCCGGGTGCAGCGGCTGGTGGACGAGCTGGTCGACGCGATGCTCGCCGGTCCGCGCCCGGCCGACGTGGTGGCCGGGCTGGTCGCGCCGCTGCCGGTGTTCGTGGTGTGCGACGTGCTCGGGGTGCCGGCCGCCGACCGTCCCCGCTTCTACGCCTGGATCGAGGGACTGAACTCGGTCACCGCGTACGGCTCGGCCGACGCCGCGGACGCGCAGGCCCAGCTGCGGGACTACCTGGCCGGTCAGCTCGCGCGCAAGCGGGCCGAGCCCGGCGACGACCTGCTCTCGGCCTGGGTCCGCGGCACGCACGAGCTGGCCGACGCCGAGCTGGTCGAGCTGGCCATGGGCGTGCTGCTCGGCGGGCTGGAGATCAACTCGACGAGCGCGGGCCTGCTCGCGCTGTTCCAGCACCCGGAGCAGCTGGCCAAGCTGCGCGCGGCGCCGGAGAAGCTCTCCCGCGCCACCGACGAGATCCTGCGCTACACCTCGGTGAGCGCCATGTTCCGGGTACAGGTGGTCCGGGAGGACCTGGTCCTCGGCGGCGTCGCAATGCGCGCCGGGGACTGCGTGATGGCGGTCCCGTGGGCCGGCAACCGCGACCCCCGGTTCTTCCCGGAGCCGAACGTCTTCGACATCGACCGCCGGCCCGACGTCCCGCACCTGACCTTCGGCTTCGGGCCGCACTTCTGCCTCGGCACGGCGCTGGGCCGGATGCAGGTGGAGCTGTCGCTGGGCGCGCTGCTGGCCCGGATGCCGGCGCTGTCGCCGGCGGTGCCGCCGGCGGAGATCCCGTGGCGGCACGACCGGATGAACGGCGGCATCGCCTCGTTCCCGGTGACCTGGTGA
- a CDS encoding beta-ketoacyl-[acyl-carrier-protein] synthase family protein, which translates to MSVRERVTVTGIGLVSPVGATAAEVFDAVCDGRSGLTRPPADHPLHGVVDVAAFAPAIDPATVLPGPESRVVDRSIVMVLRAAEDALADAGLRIGHDVDSYRVAVVVSGVGGLSTLEEQVLQRAARGRFGVSPYMLPGTLPNMGAARIAIKFGIHGYTSSIGTACAAGAQSIGEALRILRAGDADVVLAGCAEAPLFPTFADAFGNARALAHGWADPTAASRPFDRRRNGLVLGEGAGVFVLERAAHAAARGARRHADVLGWGATNDAHHPTTPRPDGAGAARCMRLAVRDAGLAPGDIGYVNAHGTSTRAGDAAELAALADVYGAHPPPLSSTKGVTGHMLGVSGVIEAAIGVEALRRGLLPPTHNLDEPERDGEVDHIRERARATAVDAVLSNSFGFGGHNVSLVLARPA; encoded by the coding sequence GTGAGCGTGCGCGAACGGGTCACGGTCACCGGCATCGGGCTCGTCAGCCCGGTCGGCGCCACCGCCGCCGAGGTGTTCGACGCGGTCTGCGACGGCCGCTCCGGGCTCACCCGGCCACCGGCCGACCATCCGCTGCACGGCGTGGTCGACGTCGCCGCGTTCGCTCCGGCGATCGATCCGGCCACCGTACTGCCCGGCCCCGAGTCCCGCGTCGTGGACCGGTCGATAGTGATGGTGCTGCGCGCGGCCGAGGACGCGCTCGCCGACGCCGGGCTGCGGATCGGCCACGACGTCGACAGCTACCGGGTGGCCGTCGTCGTCTCCGGCGTAGGCGGCCTGTCCACACTGGAGGAACAGGTGCTCCAGCGGGCCGCGCGCGGGCGGTTCGGGGTCAGCCCGTACATGCTGCCCGGCACGCTGCCCAACATGGGCGCGGCCCGGATCGCGATCAAGTTCGGCATCCACGGCTACACCTCGTCGATCGGCACGGCGTGCGCAGCCGGCGCGCAGTCGATCGGCGAGGCCCTGCGCATCCTGCGCGCCGGCGACGCGGACGTGGTGCTCGCCGGATGCGCCGAGGCGCCGCTGTTCCCGACGTTCGCCGACGCGTTCGGCAACGCCCGGGCGCTCGCCCACGGCTGGGCCGACCCGACCGCCGCGAGCCGCCCCTTCGACCGCCGCCGCAACGGGCTCGTCCTCGGCGAGGGCGCCGGCGTGTTCGTCCTGGAACGCGCCGCGCACGCCGCCGCGCGCGGCGCCCGCCGGCACGCCGACGTGCTCGGCTGGGGCGCCACGAACGACGCCCACCATCCGACCACGCCGCGCCCCGACGGCGCCGGCGCGGCCCGGTGCATGCGCCTGGCCGTCCGCGACGCCGGCCTGGCGCCCGGCGACATCGGGTACGTCAACGCGCACGGCACCAGCACCCGGGCCGGGGACGCCGCCGAACTGGCCGCGCTCGCCGACGTCTACGGCGCGCACCCGCCGCCGCTGAGCTCGACGAAGGGCGTGACCGGGCACATGCTCGGCGTCTCCGGCGTGATCGAGGCGGCCATCGGCGTCGAGGCGCTGCGCCGCGGCCTGCTGCCGCCCACCCACAACCTGGACGAGCCGGAGCGCGACGGCGAGGTCGACCACATCCGTGAGCGGGCACGCGCGACGGCCGTGGACGCGGTGCTGTCGAACTCGTTCGGCTTCGGCGGCCACAACGTCAGCCTCGTCCTGGCGCGCCCCGCCTGA
- a CDS encoding condensation domain-containing protein, whose translation MFAQTVQAHVPVAFAGPGAGVAPLTWGQKAIMQDMRETGWTHNVSGAHPVPPGVTVEQVTAEFAALMARHPALRMRLGDGDGGGPCQVVSATGETVLDVVDVPDDADPADVATFAYDLGHARLLSHYDLYRDWSVKMAVIRHRGALVHRVLTIDHLVVDGTATSLLLADLGLAGRPVRRVADPRTVQILDLGRREETPPLRRVSDRAVRHWAEHLRDIPPLTFGEPAAGGRQGHRYWHGRFSSPAAYLAVRAIAARTRTDTSRVLLAVIAVAIGRATGVSPLTAKLIVGNRFRPGFAEAIAPLSQNGVLRLDTADTTVDEVVARARRAAVSAGKYAYYDPAQLAEVSDRLDAERGYPARISCRINDRRVATRQAADGGLGDDPVTAERLRRRSDETFLVWDGPLDHLPEQMFITVEDQPETVYLQVIFDFGCFTEAQAERLLRGVEEVAVEAALDPAAPTRVTAGSAGG comes from the coding sequence GTGTTCGCGCAGACGGTCCAGGCCCACGTTCCCGTCGCGTTCGCCGGGCCGGGCGCCGGCGTCGCGCCCCTGACCTGGGGGCAGAAGGCGATCATGCAGGACATGCGGGAAACCGGCTGGACGCACAACGTCAGCGGCGCCCACCCGGTGCCGCCGGGCGTCACTGTCGAGCAGGTGACGGCCGAGTTCGCCGCGCTGATGGCCCGCCACCCGGCGCTGCGCATGCGGCTGGGCGACGGCGACGGGGGCGGCCCGTGCCAGGTCGTGTCCGCCACCGGCGAGACGGTCCTGGACGTGGTGGACGTACCCGACGACGCCGACCCGGCCGACGTCGCCACGTTCGCCTACGACCTGGGACACGCCCGCCTGCTGAGCCACTACGACCTCTACCGCGACTGGTCGGTGAAGATGGCGGTGATCCGGCACCGGGGCGCCCTGGTGCACCGGGTGCTGACGATCGACCACCTCGTGGTCGACGGCACCGCCACGTCGCTGCTCCTGGCCGATCTGGGCCTCGCCGGCCGCCCCGTCCGCCGGGTCGCCGACCCGCGTACCGTGCAGATCCTCGACCTGGGCCGGCGGGAGGAGACGCCGCCGCTGCGCCGGGTCAGCGACCGGGCCGTCCGGCACTGGGCGGAGCACCTGCGGGACATCCCGCCGCTGACGTTCGGCGAGCCGGCCGCCGGTGGGCGCCAGGGGCACCGGTACTGGCACGGCCGGTTCAGCTCACCGGCGGCGTACCTGGCGGTGCGGGCCATCGCGGCGCGGACCCGGACCGACACCTCGCGCGTGCTGCTGGCGGTCATCGCGGTCGCGATCGGCCGGGCCACCGGCGTCAGTCCGCTCACCGCCAAGCTCATCGTCGGCAACCGGTTCCGGCCGGGCTTCGCCGAGGCCATCGCCCCGCTGAGCCAGAACGGCGTGCTGCGCCTCGACACCGCCGACACCACTGTGGACGAGGTGGTGGCGCGTGCCCGCCGGGCCGCGGTGTCGGCCGGGAAGTACGCCTACTACGACCCGGCCCAGCTCGCGGAGGTCTCGGACCGGCTGGACGCCGAACGCGGATATCCGGCGCGGATCAGCTGCCGGATCAACGACCGGCGGGTGGCCACGCGGCAGGCGGCCGACGGCGGCCTGGGCGACGACCCGGTGACCGCCGAGCGGCTCCGCCGCCGGTCCGACGAGACGTTCCTGGTCTGGGACGGCCCGCTGGACCACCTGCCCGAGCAGATGTTCATCACCGTCGAGGACCAGCCGGAGACGGTCTACCTCCAGGTGATCTTCGACTTCGGGTGCTTCACCGAGGCGCAGGCGGAACGGCTGCTGCGCGGCGTGGAGGAGGTGGCGGTGGAGGCGGCCCTCGACCCCGCCGCGCCGACCCGGGTGACAGCGGGATCGGCGGGCGGCTGA
- a CDS encoding methyltransferase yields MAIDAPIEGDAAERLDRLTDLATPFAVRTVVTLRVPDLIADGVTGLPELADACSADAAALGRLLRYLAHRGVFVEVSPDVFGLTDVGELLCDREGGGLGAYLDLGGLGARMDLAWAGLPHAIRTGGPGYREVHGRDFWADLDAHPDHRAYFDALMLSQQRFTAPEVAALYPWHEARHVVDVAGGAGGLLREVLGAHPHLRGTLVDRAEPVATAAATFAECGLADRAEAVTGDFFAPLPPGADVYVVSRALTDWSDAHATAILRRCAEAAGAAGRVLVIEVLPTVPHVPYLSPYDLRMLVLVGGRERGVPEYAELAAAAGLSPRRTYHGADGLTLMEFAAGA; encoded by the coding sequence GTGGCGATCGATGCCCCGATCGAGGGTGACGCGGCCGAGCGGCTCGACCGGCTCACCGACCTGGCCACCCCGTTCGCGGTTCGCACGGTGGTGACGCTGCGCGTGCCGGATCTGATCGCCGACGGCGTCACCGGTCTGCCCGAGCTGGCCGACGCGTGCAGCGCCGACGCCGCCGCGCTGGGCCGCCTGCTGCGCTACCTCGCGCACCGGGGCGTGTTCGTCGAGGTGTCGCCGGACGTCTTCGGACTGACCGACGTCGGCGAGCTGCTCTGCGACCGCGAGGGCGGCGGCCTCGGCGCCTACCTGGACCTCGGTGGCCTCGGCGCGCGGATGGACCTGGCCTGGGCCGGTCTGCCGCACGCGATCCGCACCGGCGGGCCCGGCTACCGCGAGGTGCACGGGCGGGACTTCTGGGCCGACCTGGACGCCCACCCGGACCACCGGGCCTACTTCGACGCGCTGATGCTCAGCCAGCAGCGGTTCACCGCGCCCGAGGTCGCGGCGCTCTATCCCTGGCACGAGGCGCGCCACGTGGTGGACGTGGCCGGGGGCGCGGGCGGGCTGCTGCGGGAGGTGCTGGGCGCCCATCCGCACCTGCGGGGCACGCTCGTCGACCGGGCCGAGCCGGTGGCCACCGCCGCCGCCACGTTCGCCGAGTGCGGCCTGGCCGACCGGGCCGAGGCCGTGACCGGCGACTTCTTCGCCCCGCTGCCGCCCGGCGCCGACGTGTACGTGGTCTCGCGCGCGCTCACCGACTGGAGCGACGCCCACGCCACGGCGATCCTGCGGCGCTGCGCGGAGGCGGCCGGAGCGGCCGGACGGGTGCTCGTCATCGAGGTGCTGCCGACAGTGCCGCACGTGCCGTACCTGTCCCCGTACGACCTGCGGATGCTGGTGCTCGTCGGTGGCCGCGAGCGCGGGGTGCCCGAGTACGCCGAGCTGGCCGCCGCCGCGGGCCTGTCGCCCCGGCGCACCTACCACGGCGCCGACGGGCTCACGCTCATGGAGTTTGCCGCCGGCGCCTGA
- a CDS encoding nucleotide disphospho-sugar-binding domain-containing protein — MSTWGWRSHFYSLVPLGWALQAAGHEVRVASHPSMVTAISSAGLAAVPLGADVDFATAFAGRIGAVAPLGGPATTGAVEPAITADGGVVRFADAVLDELVSFGRSWRPDLILWEPFNLAAPVAAAALGVPGVLNLWGPDSSTTLRLDPDAVVGPLAARFGLAAAEVALDGVLTLDPVPPPMQVPMRRPGRPVRFVPYNGPAVLPPWLRRPADRPRVCVTAGTMMAGAGLDDRLDLVGVIRAVAGLDVEVVVVVEPRQREALGPVPAGVHLADGPLAMRLVLPTCAALVQQGGAGTTMTALAYGVPQLVLPQVSDQHFNGERVAATGAGAWLTREQATGAAVRDLVGELVADGPWRRAAALMRDRVHAMPAPAELVPTLAALAQGRPI, encoded by the coding sequence ATGTCGACGTGGGGCTGGCGGTCGCATTTCTACAGCCTGGTCCCGCTCGGCTGGGCGCTTCAGGCCGCCGGCCACGAGGTGCGAGTGGCCAGCCACCCCTCGATGGTCACCGCGATCAGCTCGGCCGGGCTCGCCGCCGTGCCGCTGGGCGCCGACGTCGACTTCGCCACCGCGTTCGCCGGCCGGATCGGCGCGGTGGCCCCACTCGGCGGGCCCGCCACGACGGGCGCCGTCGAGCCGGCGATCACCGCCGACGGCGGGGTGGTCCGGTTCGCCGACGCCGTCCTCGACGAGCTGGTCTCCTTCGGCCGGTCCTGGCGGCCGGACCTGATCCTCTGGGAGCCGTTCAACCTGGCCGCGCCGGTGGCCGCCGCCGCGCTCGGCGTACCCGGCGTGCTGAACCTGTGGGGGCCGGACTCCTCGACCACGCTGCGCCTGGACCCGGACGCGGTGGTCGGGCCGCTCGCCGCCCGGTTCGGGCTCGCCGCCGCAGAGGTGGCGTTGGACGGCGTGCTGACGCTCGACCCGGTGCCACCGCCGATGCAGGTGCCGATGCGGCGCCCCGGCCGCCCGGTGCGGTTCGTGCCGTACAACGGCCCGGCCGTGCTGCCGCCCTGGCTGCGCCGCCCGGCGGACCGGCCCCGGGTGTGCGTCACGGCGGGCACCATGATGGCCGGCGCGGGCCTGGACGACCGGCTCGACCTGGTCGGGGTGATCCGCGCGGTCGCCGGCCTGGACGTGGAGGTCGTCGTCGTGGTCGAACCGCGCCAGCGCGAGGCGCTGGGGCCGGTTCCGGCCGGGGTCCACCTGGCCGACGGGCCGCTGGCGATGCGGCTGGTGCTGCCGACCTGCGCCGCGCTGGTGCAGCAGGGCGGGGCGGGCACCACCATGACCGCGCTCGCGTACGGCGTGCCGCAGCTCGTCCTGCCGCAGGTCAGCGACCAGCACTTCAACGGCGAACGGGTGGCGGCCACCGGCGCGGGCGCCTGGCTGACCCGCGAGCAGGCCACCGGCGCCGCGGTGCGGGACCTCGTCGGTGAGCTGGTCGCCGACGGCCCGTGGCGGCGCGCGGCGGCGCTGATGCGCGACCGGGTCCACGCCATGCCCGCCCCCGCCGAGCTGGTGCCGACGCTTGCCGCCCTGGCCCAGGGCCGCCCGATCTGA